The proteins below are encoded in one region of Pontibacter deserti:
- a CDS encoding beta-ketoacyl synthase N-terminal-like domain-containing protein, producing the protein MKAEKEYIVIKGCGAISPLGSNPGDIAQAYTSGIPAFKTTFHQEQPTPVAVLPEKAEHQLQDLLKQNPNYKHLDKSVLMAVFAARQAAEQAGWLQEGFTDHDLGVNIGSSRGATGLFEQHLDTFQQRQLTASASPTTTLGNLSSWVAHAVNAGGAQISHSITCSTALMAVANAAAWLKAGMAKRFLAGGTEAPLTDFTIAQMKAIGIYSKLHNHTYPCQPYAMVKQNTFVLGEGAAVLALELEPASIITPGTIVIEAIGLGFESIKSKTGISADGLNFQQSMQHALHQLPDNERTVDLIITHTPGTAAGDTAELNAISSVFKEGLPAITTNKFLLGHTLGASGALSLQYALYILQSQTFPTLHYTNNLPFSASHKKYKRIMVNAAGFGGNAASIILKQL; encoded by the coding sequence TTGAAAGCTGAGAAAGAATATATCGTTATTAAAGGTTGCGGAGCAATTTCGCCACTAGGATCCAACCCTGGTGATATTGCTCAGGCTTATACTTCAGGCATCCCTGCTTTCAAAACAACTTTTCATCAGGAGCAGCCTACTCCCGTTGCAGTGCTTCCCGAAAAGGCAGAACACCAACTACAGGACCTTCTCAAGCAGAATCCAAACTATAAACACCTGGACAAGTCTGTTCTGATGGCAGTGTTTGCGGCACGCCAGGCAGCTGAACAGGCAGGTTGGCTACAGGAAGGATTCACTGATCATGATTTAGGTGTAAATATAGGTTCATCGCGAGGTGCAACCGGTTTATTCGAACAGCACCTGGACACATTTCAGCAGAGACAATTAACTGCCAGCGCTTCTCCTACCACTACTTTAGGCAACCTATCGAGTTGGGTAGCACATGCCGTTAATGCCGGTGGTGCTCAGATCAGTCATTCTATAACCTGCAGCACAGCACTTATGGCTGTTGCCAATGCAGCTGCCTGGTTAAAGGCAGGTATGGCTAAACGCTTTTTAGCTGGCGGCACCGAAGCCCCGCTCACTGACTTTACTATAGCTCAGATGAAAGCTATCGGTATTTACTCTAAATTACACAACCATACGTACCCTTGCCAGCCTTACGCTATGGTAAAGCAGAACACTTTTGTGTTAGGCGAGGGTGCCGCTGTTTTGGCCCTTGAACTGGAACCTGCCTCCATTATAACTCCCGGAACTATAGTTATAGAAGCTATAGGGTTAGGTTTTGAGTCTATTAAAAGTAAAACGGGTATCTCTGCTGATGGTCTTAACTTTCAGCAATCAATGCAGCATGCGTTACACCAGCTGCCAGACAACGAAAGAACAGTTGACCTGATAATTACACACACTCCGGGTACGGCTGCAGGCGATACTGCGGAGTTAAATGCTATCTCATCTGTTTTCAAAGAAGGGCTTCCTGCCATCACTACAAACAAATTTTTACTGGGTCATACTTTAGGCGCTTCTGGTGCGCTAAGTCTGCAGTATGCACTGTATATTTTACAGTCTCAGACTTTTCCTACCTTACATTACACAAACAACCTTCCATTTTCTGCTTCACACAAAAAGTATAAACGAATTATGGTAAACGCGGCCGGTTTTGGCGGAAATGCTGCCAGCATTATACTTAAACAACTATAA
- a CDS encoding aminotransferase class I/II-fold pyridoxal phosphate-dependent enzyme: protein MSNILNKLQQKLAERAAQGNLRALKTSTGLIDFCSNDYLGLARSEKLRELISQEEDKYKSLPLGATGSRLLSGNHPLFEELERIIAAYHKGEAALLFNSGYMANVGLLSALPQRGDTVFYDEASHASMKDGLRLSFAKSYSFKHNDVADLQQKLKHATGQIYIVVESVYSMDGDKAPLEELAILCDEHNAALIVDEAHAVGLYGEKGEGLTAALGLQDKVFAQVITYGKAMGNHGAAIVGPKVLREFLINYSRAFIYTTGLPTHTLLALKCAYSLLPQLQHERERVKQLAAQLYSQFNTIRGIRCTPADSVILSVFKEDAAQLKPLALALQQQGFDVRPVLSPTVPEGKERLRVIVHVYNTEEEIVGLVQAIANHL, encoded by the coding sequence ATGTCTAACATCCTAAATAAACTGCAGCAAAAGCTGGCTGAACGGGCAGCGCAGGGGAACTTGCGTGCGCTTAAAACCAGTACCGGCCTGATAGATTTCTGTTCTAACGATTACCTCGGGCTTGCCCGTTCTGAAAAGCTTCGTGAGTTAATAAGTCAGGAAGAAGACAAGTATAAATCATTGCCATTGGGCGCGACCGGCTCCCGGCTTTTATCCGGTAACCACCCGCTTTTCGAAGAACTGGAACGTATAATCGCAGCTTATCACAAAGGTGAAGCGGCATTGCTTTTTAACTCTGGTTACATGGCAAATGTGGGGTTGCTATCGGCCCTACCGCAGCGTGGCGATACCGTTTTTTACGACGAAGCCAGCCATGCTTCTATGAAAGACGGTTTGCGCCTGAGTTTTGCGAAGAGCTACAGTTTTAAGCATAACGATGTAGCTGATCTGCAACAAAAGCTAAAGCACGCTACCGGGCAGATTTATATTGTGGTAGAATCGGTTTACTCGATGGATGGAGATAAGGCTCCGCTTGAAGAACTGGCTATACTTTGTGATGAGCATAATGCCGCCCTTATAGTTGACGAAGCCCATGCAGTAGGCCTTTATGGAGAAAAAGGAGAAGGCTTAACAGCAGCTTTGGGTTTACAGGATAAAGTTTTTGCACAGGTGATAACTTACGGTAAGGCCATGGGCAACCACGGCGCCGCTATAGTTGGTCCAAAGGTGCTCCGCGAGTTTCTGATAAACTATAGCCGGGCATTTATTTATACTACCGGATTGCCAACGCATACTTTGCTGGCTTTAAAATGTGCTTATAGTTTGCTACCGCAACTACAACACGAACGTGAGCGGGTTAAGCAACTGGCAGCTCAGCTATACAGTCAGTTTAATACTATTAGAGGCATCCGATGCACACCCGCGGATAGTGTTATACTTTCTGTGTTTAAAGAAGATGCCGCCCAGTTGAAGCCGCTGGCTTTAGCTTTACAACAACAAGGTTTTGATGTACGTCCCGTTTTGTCGCCAACTGTACCGGAAGGCAAAGAACGACTGCGGGTAATTGTACACGTTTATAATACTGAAGAAGAAATTGTGGGCCTCGTGCAGGCCATAGCCAACCACTTATGA
- the bioA gene encoding adenosylmethionine--8-amino-7-oxononanoate transaminase encodes MNLAQRDQSIIWHPYTQMKTADLPIAIVRGEGPLLFAEDGKEYIDAVASWWVNLHGHAHPYIAEKVASQLQTLEHVIFAGFTHQPAVELAEGLLKILPEGQSKVFYSDNGSTAVEVALKMAIQYWANIGTPKKKIIAFRDSYHGDTFGAMAVSSRSAFTAPFWSYLFDVKFIDVPVPGNETETINQLKTLALAGDVAAFIYEPLVLGTAGMVMYTPEVLDELMQICQQHEILTIADEVMTGFGRTGKLFASHYLQHRPDMVCLSKGLTGGTMALGVTTCNDKIYDAFLADDKSKTLFHGHSYTANPVACAAGIASLELLLNPVTQQSIIRIATKHQAFAEELKQLSGIREVRQQGTILAIEFADESTSYFSNLRDTLYNFALGQGVILRPLGNIIYIIPPYCITDEQLEKVHQVIRGMQLLLTGQLNSN; translated from the coding sequence ATGAACTTAGCCCAACGCGACCAAAGTATAATCTGGCACCCGTACACGCAGATGAAGACGGCCGATTTACCTATAGCTATAGTTCGGGGCGAAGGCCCTTTGCTCTTTGCTGAAGACGGAAAGGAATATATTGATGCCGTAGCATCATGGTGGGTAAACCTGCACGGACATGCACACCCCTATATAGCTGAAAAAGTAGCATCACAACTACAGACACTGGAGCATGTGATTTTTGCCGGGTTCACACATCAGCCTGCCGTAGAATTAGCTGAGGGATTACTGAAGATTTTGCCGGAAGGTCAGAGCAAAGTATTCTATTCAGATAATGGCTCTACAGCTGTGGAAGTGGCGCTTAAAATGGCGATACAATACTGGGCGAACATCGGTACTCCTAAAAAGAAGATCATCGCATTCCGGGACTCTTACCACGGAGATACTTTCGGGGCCATGGCCGTGAGCAGTCGCAGCGCTTTTACCGCTCCGTTCTGGTCGTACCTGTTTGATGTAAAATTCATAGATGTACCAGTACCTGGCAACGAAACTGAAACTATAAATCAACTTAAAACATTAGCTTTAGCCGGCGATGTAGCTGCTTTTATTTACGAGCCATTGGTATTGGGTACGGCCGGCATGGTAATGTACACACCTGAAGTGCTGGATGAATTGATGCAGATCTGTCAGCAGCATGAGATACTAACTATAGCCGATGAAGTGATGACAGGCTTTGGACGCACCGGAAAATTGTTTGCCAGCCATTACCTGCAGCACAGACCCGATATGGTTTGTTTATCGAAAGGCCTGACTGGCGGTACTATGGCGCTGGGCGTAACAACCTGTAACGATAAAATTTACGACGCTTTTCTGGCTGATGATAAGAGTAAGACATTGTTCCATGGCCATAGTTATACCGCCAACCCTGTTGCCTGCGCTGCAGGTATAGCCAGCCTGGAGCTACTGCTCAACCCGGTTACACAACAAAGTATAATTCGTATTGCTACAAAACACCAGGCTTTTGCAGAAGAACTCAAACAACTTTCAGGAATACGGGAAGTAAGACAGCAGGGAACTATACTTGCCATTGAATTTGCCGACGAAAGCACCTCTTATTTTAGCAACCTGCGCGATACACTTTACAATTTTGCCTTAGGGCAAGGGGTTATACTTCGACCATTGGGTAACATTATCTACATTATTCCGCCTTACTGTATTACAGATGAGCAACTGGAGAAAGTACACCAGGTTATACGTGGTATGCAGCTGCTGCTTACAGGTCAGCTAAACTCAAACTAA
- the bioD gene encoding dethiobiotin synthase yields the protein MKRYFVTGIGTEVGKTVAAAILTEALQADYWKPVQAGGLDYTDTDTVRSLVSNPVSVFHPEAYRLKMAASPHKAAAAEGIEIDVRGITLPETSNNLIVEGAGGLMVPLNKRYLILDLVQQLGLEVVLVSRNYLGSINHTLLTAEVLRYRKVPVAGIIFNGEENSSTEDFIVKYTGLRRLPSIRQEADFCPETIAQYAKEFVPYL from the coding sequence ATGAAACGTTATTTTGTGACAGGCATCGGTACGGAAGTAGGGAAAACCGTTGCCGCCGCTATTTTAACCGAAGCCCTGCAAGCCGACTACTGGAAACCAGTGCAAGCCGGCGGACTTGATTATACAGATACAGACACGGTGCGCAGCTTGGTTTCTAACCCTGTTTCTGTTTTTCACCCGGAAGCTTATCGCCTTAAAATGGCTGCATCGCCGCATAAAGCTGCCGCTGCCGAAGGTATAGAAATTGATGTACGCGGCATTACCTTACCCGAAACCAGCAACAACCTGATTGTGGAAGGTGCCGGTGGCCTGATGGTACCCCTAAACAAACGCTACCTTATACTCGACCTGGTGCAGCAACTGGGCCTGGAAGTGGTATTGGTATCGCGCAATTACTTGGGCAGCATTAACCACACGTTACTTACTGCTGAAGTGCTTCGCTACCGTAAGGTGCCAGTGGCCGGCATTATTTTTAACGGAGAAGAAAACAGCTCTACCGAAGACTTTATTGTGAAGTATACCGGCCTTCGCCGCCTGCCTTCTATCCGCCAGGAAGCTGATTTTTGCCCGGAAACCATCGCCCAGTACGCAAAAGAATTTGTGCCATATCTGTAA